One Microcoleus sp. bin38.metabat.b11b12b14.051 DNA segment encodes these proteins:
- a CDS encoding APC family permease, with protein sequence MTNSNGELKPTLGLVGITINAMALIAPGAFLWTTYQLQAPPDSAKNMWAAIALATCIALLTASCYATLSKAYPEAGAGSSYYYAEAAILAKQEHKHFRLARLAKFVTGWAAHLYYWVYPGIMISFMGTLVVYIGQLFNPGFATDWFSKALICFIFTGLVGAIALAGVTGSTLINIIINIVQISSLTFLGLLMIIYRLGHPNVNYEHADAFSVVMPHDLSGLIYQATIAILLLVGFESATAMAGEAINPRRDIPRGVILSLFIQACICYFFEYFAANFFIGDQYTATVDGKTVTGFAAALSSGAPIGDIAKILGDTLLFGNGFLLQITIASTVVMALIGTALSSLSTGVRISYAMGKDRELPAVFGFLHGRYNTPHMGIYFLSGLSALIGAYAVQSVDNVTIVTLVSNIGTFMLYGITCGVTLVATLEHLLDDEHNPIKTVVIPLLGLVLNLLMVVGIFYYGLTGSGSAQTNSLTAIGVAIAFFVGGFAYLIGDSLIKGKPLFLPSDINHPMRDSASSSKSR encoded by the coding sequence ATGACCAACTCTAATGGAGAACTGAAGCCTACCCTGGGACTGGTAGGAATTACGATTAACGCGATGGCGCTGATTGCACCGGGCGCTTTTCTGTGGACGACATACCAATTGCAAGCCCCGCCCGATTCGGCTAAAAATATGTGGGCTGCGATCGCCCTAGCAACTTGTATAGCCCTGCTGACAGCAAGCTGTTATGCAACGCTTTCTAAAGCTTACCCCGAAGCTGGTGCCGGCAGTTCATACTACTATGCCGAAGCAGCAATCTTAGCAAAACAGGAACACAAACATTTTCGTTTGGCACGTTTAGCAAAATTTGTCACGGGCTGGGCTGCCCATTTGTATTACTGGGTATACCCCGGCATCATGATTAGCTTTATGGGAACGCTTGTCGTTTACATCGGGCAGTTGTTTAACCCTGGTTTTGCAACGGATTGGTTCAGCAAAGCCTTAATTTGTTTTATCTTTACTGGGCTGGTGGGCGCTATTGCTCTCGCAGGCGTTACCGGTTCTACGCTGATTAACATCATCATCAACATTGTCCAAATTAGCTCTCTCACCTTCCTGGGATTGTTGATGATTATTTACCGATTGGGTCATCCTAATGTGAATTACGAACACGCAGACGCCTTTAGCGTTGTGATGCCTCACGATTTATCGGGACTGATTTACCAAGCGACGATCGCAATTCTTTTATTGGTTGGATTTGAATCGGCAACAGCGATGGCGGGTGAGGCAATTAATCCTCGACGCGATATTCCTCGTGGTGTAATTCTATCTTTATTTATTCAGGCTTGTATCTGCTATTTCTTTGAATATTTTGCTGCTAATTTTTTCATCGGAGACCAATATACTGCAACTGTTGATGGTAAAACTGTAACTGGTTTTGCCGCAGCATTATCGTCTGGTGCGCCGATCGGCGATATCGCGAAAATTTTGGGAGATACGTTGCTGTTTGGGAATGGATTTTTGCTGCAAATTACGATCGCCAGCACGGTTGTCATGGCGTTGATCGGAACGGCGCTATCGTCACTCTCAACGGGAGTTAGGATTAGTTATGCGATGGGGAAAGACCGCGAATTGCCCGCTGTATTCGGCTTTTTGCACGGGCGCTACAATACACCTCACATGGGGATTTACTTTCTGAGTGGACTCTCGGCTTTGATTGGTGCTTATGCGGTGCAGAGTGTAGATAACGTAACCATCGTCACGTTAGTTTCTAACATCGGCACGTTTATGCTCTACGGAATCACCTGCGGAGTGACGTTAGTTGCTACTCTAGAGCATTTGCTAGATGACGAACACAACCCGATCAAAACTGTTGTGATTCCTTTATTAGGTTTAGTCCTTAATTTATTAATGGTTGTCGGGATTTTCTACTACGGTTTGACTGGATCGGGCAGTGCACAAACAAATTCTCTGACGGCGATCGGTGTTGCGATCGCCTTCTTTGTAGGAGGATTTGCTTACCTGATTGGAGACAGCTTAATCAAAGGCAAACCACTATTCTTGCCATCGGATATTAACCATCCCATGCGCGATAGCGCCTCATCCTCTAAATCTCGATAG
- a CDS encoding universal stress protein — MIEKILVAVAGRGLCEEMFNMLMDIPSLQQSSVTVLHVVPPQVTSDGMAEKLEEGGKILAQAVQSLKIDPSKVNPRLKQGDPKTTVCQVAEEEQSDLVIMGSRGLGRLQSILENSVSQYVFQLTSRPMLLVKDDIYVKKIKRVMVALDKSESAKQSLQLALSLVKDISGGEIILVHVTKDLTGKYSEDLSASAEKDPVLAAGVALAKQMGVSYRCASAAGKPGEAICKIADDLNADLLVIGSPDRRPNVAKSFVDLDRLLGNSLSDYVRVYANCPVLLARTVG; from the coding sequence ATGATAGAAAAAATTTTAGTAGCCGTCGCCGGTCGCGGCTTGTGCGAAGAGATGTTTAATATGTTGATGGACATCCCTTCCTTGCAACAAAGCTCTGTCACCGTCCTCCACGTCGTACCGCCGCAAGTAACATCCGACGGCATGGCCGAGAAGTTGGAAGAAGGAGGCAAGATTTTAGCACAAGCAGTGCAGTCTTTGAAAATAGATCCGAGCAAAGTCAATCCGAGGCTGAAACAAGGAGACCCAAAAACCACAGTTTGCCAAGTCGCAGAAGAAGAACAATCCGACTTAGTAATTATGGGTTCCCGGGGACTCGGACGGCTGCAATCGATTTTGGAAAACTCAGTCAGCCAGTACGTTTTCCAGCTAACATCCAGGCCGATGCTGTTAGTAAAAGACGACATCTACGTCAAAAAAATCAAGCGCGTCATGGTAGCGCTCGACAAGTCAGAATCGGCAAAACAGTCATTGCAGCTTGCGCTATCTTTGGTCAAAGATATCAGCGGTGGAGAGATAATTCTCGTACACGTCACCAAAGATTTGACTGGAAAATACAGCGAAGATTTAAGCGCAAGTGCTGAAAAAGACCCCGTATTGGCTGCCGGAGTAGCACTCGCCAAACAAATGGGAGTTAGCTACCGCTGCGCCAGCGCCGCAGGTAAGCCCGGGGAAGCAATTTGTAAGATTGCAGATGACTTGAATGCCGACTTGTTGGTAATCGGTTCTCCGGATCGGCGGCCGAATGTTGCCAAAAGCTTTGTGGATCTCGATCGACTCTTGGGAAATTCCCTGTCAGATTACGTGCGAGTCTACGCTAACTGTCCCGTCTTGCTAGCCCGCACAGTCGGCTAG
- a CDS encoding DUF512 domain-containing protein — protein MSDLSTRPAKITKVIPDSICAEMGFEPGDSIVAINGEKPRDLIDYQFLCADEFLELEVLDAKGKTHKLEIEKEYDEDLGVEFETALFDGLIQCNNRCPFCFIDQQPPGKRETLYLKDDDYRLSFLYGSYLTLTNLTEKEWNRIEQMRLSPLYVSVHATEPDVRIRLLKNFRAGKILEQIKWFQERRLQIHAQVVVCPGINDGEHLERTLLDLAKFHTGNIPAVASVAVVPVGLTRFRPAEDELIAVTREKAREVIAQVQKIQGVLSEGKGGKKTKKKNAKFTPRNPPLLRGGEDFEDLKFTPPNPPLLRGGEDFEDLKSHSEMGNSKSGCIWLADEWFLIAGLDLPSAADYADYPQIGNGVGSIRQFIGQFETAFAKLQPLPAIAPRRLVWVVGNAVEKAFEPIAQQLNQIPGLSVNMVALCSRYWGQTITVTGLLTGQDLLEALQGQDLGDGILLPSVMLKQGEPRFLDDMTVEQLESSLKTRILPVSGVEELISGAIGLASAEVKL, from the coding sequence ATGAGCGACTTATCAACCAGGCCAGCCAAAATCACTAAAGTTATCCCCGACAGCATCTGCGCCGAAATGGGATTTGAACCAGGAGACTCCATCGTCGCCATCAACGGCGAAAAACCTCGCGACTTGATCGACTATCAATTTCTGTGTGCCGATGAATTTTTGGAACTTGAAGTTTTAGATGCTAAAGGCAAAACTCACAAGTTAGAAATAGAAAAAGAGTATGACGAAGACTTGGGTGTGGAATTTGAAACAGCCCTCTTCGACGGATTAATTCAGTGCAATAATCGCTGCCCTTTTTGCTTTATCGACCAGCAGCCTCCGGGAAAGCGTGAAACTCTTTATCTCAAGGATGATGATTACCGCCTCAGCTTTCTTTATGGCAGCTATCTCACTCTGACAAATTTGACTGAAAAAGAGTGGAACAGAATCGAACAAATGCGGCTTTCTCCTCTCTATGTTTCTGTGCACGCTACGGAACCGGATGTGCGAATTCGGTTGCTGAAAAATTTTCGGGCTGGGAAGATTCTGGAACAAATCAAATGGTTTCAAGAGCGCCGTTTGCAAATTCACGCTCAAGTTGTGGTTTGTCCGGGGATTAATGATGGCGAACATTTGGAACGCACTTTGTTGGATTTGGCAAAGTTTCATACTGGAAATATCCCGGCTGTGGCATCGGTGGCTGTGGTGCCGGTGGGTTTGACTCGCTTTCGTCCTGCGGAAGATGAATTAATCGCTGTAACTAGGGAAAAAGCCCGGGAAGTTATCGCGCAGGTGCAGAAAATTCAAGGGGTTTTGAGTGAGGGGAAAGGTGGAAAAAAGACGAAGAAAAAGAATGCAAAATTCACCCCCCGCAACCCCCCCTTGCTAAGGGGGGGAGAAGATTTTGAAGATTTAAAATTCACCCCCCCCAACCCCCCCTTGCTAAGGGGGGGAGAAGATTTTGAAGATTTAAAATCGCATTCGGAAATGGGTAATTCAAAATCTGGCTGTATTTGGCTGGCTGATGAGTGGTTTTTAATTGCTGGTTTGGATTTGCCGTCGGCTGCTGATTATGCAGATTATCCGCAAATTGGTAATGGTGTGGGTTCGATCCGTCAGTTTATTGGGCAGTTTGAAACGGCTTTTGCTAAGCTGCAACCGCTGCCGGCGATCGCGCCGCGCCGGTTGGTTTGGGTGGTGGGAAATGCTGTTGAAAAGGCGTTTGAGCCGATCGCACAACAACTCAATCAGATTCCCGGTTTGTCTGTCAATATGGTCGCACTGTGCAGCCGTTACTGGGGACAAACTATCACTGTTACGGGTTTGCTCACCGGGCAAGATTTGCTGGAAGCTTTGCAGGGACAAGACTTGGGAGATGGCATCCTCTTGCCGTCGGTGATGCTAAAACAGGGGGAACCGCGTTTTCTCGACGACATGACCGTAGAACAGCTCGAAAGCTCGCTGAAAACCCGGATTTTGCCTGTGAGTGGAGTAGAGGAACTAATCTCGGGGGCGATCGGTCTGGCAAGTGCTGAAGTTAAATTGTAA
- a CDS encoding methyltransferase domain-containing protein → MTAYHESIIDQFTRQAVPFSNLYGHTSQESLDLLMKMASVSDKDTVLDVACGPGIVACAFAEVSSHVTGIDLTPAMLEQAQILAQQKNLTNLSWLQGDIETLPFPDESFSIVLSRYAFHHFLRPDVVLSEMVRVCRKGGKILIADVAMPPEKVDAYDYIEKLRDPSHTRALTLEELPKLVADANIQNVNLAFYKVELELEQQLAASFPNPGDDDKLRQMFRDDIGVDSLGIGVHLRGDKIHYAVPIAAIVGEKAKL, encoded by the coding sequence ATGACAGCATATCACGAATCTATCATCGATCAGTTCACCCGTCAGGCTGTCCCATTCTCTAACTTGTACGGCCATACAAGTCAAGAATCTCTGGATTTACTGATGAAGATGGCAAGCGTATCTGACAAGGATACAGTTTTAGATGTTGCTTGCGGCCCCGGTATTGTGGCTTGTGCTTTCGCGGAAGTTTCCAGTCACGTTACTGGCATCGATTTGACACCAGCAATGCTAGAACAAGCCCAAATTTTGGCACAGCAAAAAAACTTGACTAATCTCTCCTGGCTACAAGGCGATATCGAGACGCTACCGTTTCCTGATGAGAGTTTTTCCATTGTGCTGAGTCGTTATGCTTTCCATCACTTTTTGCGGCCCGATGTTGTGCTGTCGGAGATGGTGCGTGTATGTCGTAAGGGCGGTAAAATTCTGATTGCTGATGTGGCGATGCCACCGGAAAAAGTAGATGCTTACGACTATATTGAGAAGCTACGCGATCCATCTCATACTCGCGCCTTGACTCTGGAAGAGTTGCCCAAATTAGTCGCGGATGCAAATATTCAAAATGTTAACTTAGCTTTTTATAAAGTAGAATTAGAGCTGGAACAGCAGTTAGCTGCTTCTTTCCCGAATCCTGGCGATGACGATAAGCTGCGACAAATGTTTAGAGATGATATCGGTGTTGACAGTCTGGGGATTGGCGTACATTTGCGAGGCGATAAAATTCATTATGCGGTTCCCATCGCTGCGATCGTTGGCGAGAAAGCAAAGTTATAA
- a CDS encoding thylakoid membrane photosystem I accumulation factor → MIFPEYKNSIVTAASGIRWLRRILSASLLTVTLTLSLMLFIGQQPAFATLTDDRFDGTIFALYAGNGSLVPPKVKLTDSFKRKKPALLVFYTDDSSDSKQFAIVVSNLQEFYGREADFMPISIDSLPSKPSELLTEPGHYYEGFVPQTVILDQSGKVVFNEKGQIPFEQVDDAFRKVFDLVPREKSLPLKRRVVNELNIELSK, encoded by the coding sequence ATGATATTTCCCGAGTACAAAAATTCAATTGTTACTGCTGCTTCTGGCATCCGCTGGCTGCGGAGAATCTTGTCAGCCAGTCTGTTGACTGTGACGCTGACACTTAGCTTGATGCTGTTCATCGGCCAGCAGCCAGCCTTCGCAACACTCACGGACGATCGCTTCGACGGTACAATCTTTGCCCTCTACGCCGGCAACGGTTCCCTTGTCCCTCCCAAAGTCAAGCTGACAGATTCTTTCAAACGCAAAAAACCGGCATTGCTAGTGTTTTATACAGATGATAGCAGCGACTCCAAGCAATTTGCGATCGTCGTCTCTAACCTCCAAGAATTTTACGGCCGCGAAGCCGATTTTATGCCCATAAGCATTGACTCTTTGCCTTCAAAGCCGTCAGAGTTACTCACCGAACCCGGTCACTATTACGAAGGTTTTGTACCTCAAACTGTCATTCTCGACCAATCCGGAAAAGTAGTTTTTAACGAAAAAGGACAAATACCTTTTGAACAGGTAGACGATGCTTTTAGGAAAGTGTTTGATTTGGTACCAAGAGAAAAATCGCTTCCGCTGAAGCGCCGTGTCGTGAATGAACTAAACATCGAATTGTCGAAGTAA
- a CDS encoding thioesterase family protein, translating to MLENDRTQPELAAAGAIQKRRGMDSEGWFEYLVRVYPHHTDYSGAVWHGTYLIWMEEARVESLRSLGIEYADWVAQGLELPVVELSLRYHRSVQMGQSVAVRTRMAASEGVRLLWDYEIRSPDAQELYVTAQVTLVGVDREKGKIIRQLPPALKEALTKLSVKPST from the coding sequence GTGTTAGAGAACGATCGAACTCAACCAGAACTTGCAGCGGCTGGTGCTATTCAAAAGCGGCGCGGGATGGACTCTGAGGGCTGGTTTGAATATTTGGTGCGAGTCTACCCCCACCATACTGACTACAGCGGTGCGGTTTGGCACGGGACTTATCTGATTTGGATGGAGGAAGCGCGGGTGGAAAGTTTGCGCTCTCTCGGGATCGAGTATGCAGACTGGGTGGCGCAGGGTTTGGAATTGCCTGTGGTGGAGCTTTCGCTGCGCTACCACCGCTCTGTACAAATGGGTCAATCTGTGGCAGTCAGAACGCGGATGGCTGCTAGCGAGGGTGTGCGGCTGTTGTGGGATTACGAAATTCGATCGCCCGATGCTCAAGAATTATACGTGACAGCGCAGGTAACTTTGGTTGGTGTCGATCGCGAAAAGGGCAAGATTATCCGCCAATTGCCGCCGGCGCTCAAGGAAGCCTTAACTAAGCTTTCTGTTAAGCCTTCAACCTAA
- a CDS encoding 2Fe-2S iron-sulfur cluster-binding protein translates to MANIKFVKENQEVIAADGANLRLKALENRIDLYTFSGKMMNCGGYGQCGTCIVEIVEGGENLSPRTDFENRKLKKKPENYRLACQAMVNGPVSVKTKP, encoded by the coding sequence ATGGCTAATATCAAGTTTGTGAAGGAAAATCAGGAAGTCATCGCAGCAGACGGAGCCAATTTGAGGCTCAAAGCTCTAGAAAACCGCATCGACTTGTACACGTTTTCGGGAAAGATGATGAATTGCGGGGGCTACGGTCAATGTGGCACCTGCATTGTGGAAATTGTCGAGGGAGGTGAAAATCTCTCGCCCCGCACTGACTTTGAGAACCGCAAGCTCAAGAAAAAGCCCGAAAACTATCGTTTGGCCTGTCAAGCTATGGTCAACGGCCCGGTGAGCGTGAAGACAAAGCCGTAG
- a CDS encoding TolC family protein — protein sequence MRVFRQIVVVGVGAAITFSNAGQSACAQPPAQSQDSSPLNNQIELAQDIRSTSNTASEPAADSGESIALMGQTSDSPQPGEANNMAPNPPTAASPTSKPQQPEKLAQSRTPAPKGAQQQPVPRNPNNVVPVPNLPTPVPRGTPLESFPPLTPKGLLDTKPPTSLDPNPNPLQFPTKPEDVRIEQTESITLQQAIDLARRNSQVLQIAEKQIEQTRSALREQQAALFPDLTFQMGASRSVSAGGQIGVQSRIRQIDDAAATAAANNQPRPNTPTPQNFGTISLNNTLQLSYDLDIFGRRNANIRAAREQLRFRELDLERQAEQLRFDTAEAYYNLQNSDGQVAIRQASVRNAQQSLRDAEALERAGVGTRFAVLQAQSNLANEQQQLSVARRDQRVAQRRLAELLNISQSANLTAADPVEQAGAWRLSLEESIIQAFKNRPELEQQLVQRNISQQQRRSIRAGGLPQVNVTGSYNFLGQTSDNPDPFSARGWASGYALQANLTWNIFDGGAVRARVKQRDADISIAESRFDQLRNQVRREVEQAYFGLESSFANIETSEAGVLQSREALRLARLRFQAGVGTQTDVIQAETDLTRAERNRLSAIITYNQGLSSLQRAVSNLPTNNLSDAP from the coding sequence ATGCGTGTTTTTCGTCAAATCGTGGTGGTCGGAGTGGGCGCTGCAATTACTTTCAGCAACGCCGGACAGAGTGCTTGTGCACAGCCTCCGGCTCAATCTCAGGACAGTTCCCCCCTTAACAATCAGATCGAATTAGCGCAGGATATTCGATCGACCTCGAACACAGCGTCAGAACCAGCAGCAGATTCCGGAGAGTCGATCGCCCTGATGGGGCAAACCTCCGACTCCCCGCAGCCCGGGGAAGCTAACAACATGGCACCAAATCCCCCCACCGCAGCCTCGCCGACATCAAAGCCTCAGCAGCCGGAAAAATTGGCGCAGTCTCGAACGCCCGCACCCAAAGGCGCTCAGCAGCAACCTGTGCCTCGCAACCCCAACAATGTTGTGCCGGTGCCGAATTTGCCGACACCAGTTCCCCGCGGCACTCCCCTCGAAAGTTTCCCCCCTCTCACTCCCAAGGGCCTTCTCGACACCAAGCCTCCTACTTCCCTAGATCCCAACCCGAATCCGCTGCAATTTCCGACCAAGCCCGAGGATGTCAGGATCGAGCAAACTGAGTCAATTACCTTGCAACAGGCGATCGACCTCGCGCGCCGCAACAGCCAAGTTTTGCAAATTGCCGAGAAACAAATCGAACAAACTCGATCGGCCCTGCGGGAACAGCAAGCAGCTTTATTTCCCGATCTGACTTTTCAAATGGGCGCCAGCCGCAGCGTCAGCGCCGGCGGACAGATTGGGGTGCAGTCTCGCATCCGCCAGATCGACGATGCGGCAGCCACAGCGGCAGCAAACAACCAACCACGGCCCAACACTCCCACCCCCCAAAATTTCGGCACCATCAGTCTCAATAACACTTTGCAGTTGAGCTACGACCTCGACATTTTCGGCCGCCGCAATGCCAACATCCGCGCGGCGAGGGAACAGTTGCGCTTTCGCGAACTCGATTTGGAGCGCCAAGCCGAGCAACTCCGCTTCGACACTGCTGAGGCTTACTACAACCTGCAAAACTCCGACGGACAAGTTGCGATCCGCCAAGCTTCGGTGAGAAATGCCCAGCAAAGTTTGCGGGATGCTGAGGCTTTGGAACGGGCGGGGGTGGGAACGCGGTTTGCGGTGTTGCAGGCTCAGTCAAATTTGGCTAACGAACAGCAGCAACTGTCAGTGGCGCGCCGCGACCAGCGAGTGGCCCAGCGGCGTCTGGCTGAGCTTTTAAATATCAGCCAGTCGGCGAATTTGACGGCGGCTGATCCGGTGGAGCAAGCCGGTGCTTGGAGGCTGTCTTTGGAAGAAAGTATCATACAGGCTTTTAAGAATCGCCCCGAGTTGGAACAGCAGTTAGTACAGAGGAATATCAGCCAGCAGCAAAGGCGATCGATTCGGGCTGGGGGGCTGCCTCAAGTAAATGTCACTGGTTCCTACAACTTTTTGGGCCAAACTTCTGACAACCCAGACCCGTTTTCAGCCCGCGGTTGGGCGAGCGGGTATGCGCTACAGGCGAATTTGACTTGGAATATCTTCGACGGGGGCGCGGTGAGGGCGAGGGTGAAACAGCGGGATGCGGATATCTCGATCGCCGAAAGTCGATTTGACCAACTCCGCAATCAGGTGCGGCGGGAAGTGGAACAAGCTTATTTTGGTTTGGAGTCGAGTTTTGCCAATATCGAAACTTCTGAGGCGGGGGTTTTGCAGTCTAGGGAAGCTCTGCGTCTGGCGAGGCTGCGCTTTCAAGCTGGCGTCGGCACTCAGACTGATGTGATTCAGGCGGAAACAGATTTGACTAGGGCTGAGAGAAACCGATTGTCGGCAATTATTACCTACAACCAGGGGCTTTCGTCTCTCCAGCGGGCTGTGAGCAACCTGCCGACTAACAACCTCTCGGATGCTCCGTAA
- a CDS encoding adenylate kinase, whose translation MQKVAVFGNTGGGKSTLSKRLSDITGLPLHILDKIQYRSGGAEVPQEDYKRAHQEILQADTWVIDGFGCMETLWLRLDEADTLVFVDLPLYVHFWWVTKRMISGYFNPPEGWPENSPILKSSITSYRVLWLCHKYLNPRYREYVDRARSTKSVYHITSTEQISQFFASIENKLNFEDGAAASQLN comes from the coding sequence ATGCAAAAAGTAGCAGTATTTGGCAACACAGGAGGCGGTAAATCGACTCTCAGCAAGAGATTATCGGACATCACTGGATTGCCGCTTCACATCTTAGATAAGATTCAATATCGATCGGGCGGCGCTGAGGTGCCACAGGAAGATTATAAGCGCGCTCATCAAGAAATTTTGCAGGCTGACACATGGGTTATTGACGGATTTGGTTGCATGGAAACCCTCTGGCTGCGACTTGATGAGGCGGATACTCTGGTTTTTGTCGATCTACCGCTGTACGTGCATTTCTGGTGGGTGACTAAACGAATGATCTCGGGTTACTTTAATCCGCCCGAAGGCTGGCCAGAAAACAGCCCAATATTAAAGAGTTCGATTACCAGTTACCGCGTGCTTTGGTTGTGTCACAAATATTTGAACCCAAGATATCGCGAATATGTCGATCGGGCGCGCAGCACCAAAAGTGTCTATCACATCACATCGACTGAGCAGATTTCGCAATTTTTTGCATCGATTGAAAATAAGCTTAACTTTGAAGATGGTGCAGCAGCCTCACAACTGAACTAA
- a CDS encoding P-II family nitrogen regulator, producing MQLVLAIIQPAKLDAVKEALVKLGIQGMTVTGAKGFGRQKGKPLAFLGLLDMEGKPFTVDFLPKVRIEIVVNDDMVDAVVDTIVATAKTGTVGDGKLFVIPVSRSVRIRTGEENEAALTIEEPATLSNSRKNK from the coding sequence ATGCAATTAGTTCTTGCAATTATCCAACCTGCTAAATTGGATGCCGTGAAGGAAGCTTTAGTCAAACTCGGAATTCAGGGAATGACTGTCACCGGTGCGAAAGGATTCGGCAGGCAAAAAGGTAAACCGCTGGCTTTTTTGGGGCTGCTAGATATGGAAGGTAAACCTTTTACTGTTGACTTTCTTCCGAAAGTCAGAATTGAAATTGTCGTCAACGATGATATGGTTGATGCGGTTGTCGATACGATTGTAGCTACGGCAAAAACAGGAACGGTTGGAGATGGTAAATTGTTTGTGATTCCGGTAAGCCGAAGTGTTCGGATTCGCACGGGAGAAGAAAACGAAGCCGCTTTGACAATCGAAGAACCTGCTACGCTGAGCAATTCTCGGAAAAATAAATGA
- the psbM gene encoding photosystem II reaction center protein PsbM has protein sequence MEVNDLGFVATILFVLVPSVFLIILYIQTASRQGNKD, from the coding sequence ATGGAAGTTAACGATTTAGGGTTTGTGGCAACCATTCTGTTTGTATTGGTTCCCAGTGTTTTTCTAATCATTCTGTACATTCAAACGGCTAGCCGCCAAGGTAATAAAGATTAG
- a CDS encoding undecaprenyl-diphosphate phosphatase yields the protein MIALLDALLAQTPAADVSGPAPLNIVQTIILGIVQGLTEFLPISSSAHLKVVPIALGWGDPGVAYTAIIQLGSIVAVLWYFRKDLTSITFGAVDAVVRRDYESQEFKMALGIALGTIPIVFLGLLIKILVPDFDKSPLRSLASIAIASIVMSLLLAIAEKVGKRDRTYEKLTVQDGILMGLGQAMALIPGCSRSGSTLTAGLFMGLERGAAARFSFLLGIPAITLAGLVELKSVLGEGIGDAGVVTLGVGTISAFIFSYLSIAWLMKFLQTQNTWVFVWYRLAFGVAILTAILGGALKNS from the coding sequence ATGATAGCTTTGCTTGACGCACTCCTGGCCCAAACGCCCGCTGCTGATGTTTCCGGGCCCGCTCCACTCAATATAGTGCAGACGATTATCTTAGGAATTGTACAGGGATTAACAGAGTTTTTACCCATCAGCAGCAGCGCTCATTTGAAGGTAGTGCCGATCGCCCTGGGATGGGGCGATCCGGGCGTTGCCTATACCGCTATTATTCAGTTGGGCAGCATTGTGGCTGTGCTTTGGTACTTTCGGAAAGACTTGACAAGTATAACTTTTGGTGCTGTAGATGCCGTAGTACGCCGCGACTACGAATCGCAGGAGTTTAAAATGGCATTGGGCATTGCTTTAGGAACAATACCTATAGTCTTTTTGGGGCTGCTAATCAAGATATTGGTTCCAGATTTTGACAAGTCGCCGTTGAGGAGTTTGGCCAGCATCGCGATCGCTTCGATCGTGATGTCGCTGCTGTTAGCAATAGCAGAAAAAGTTGGCAAGCGCGATCGCACTTATGAAAAATTAACAGTTCAAGACGGTATTTTGATGGGATTAGGGCAAGCAATGGCGTTGATTCCGGGCTGTTCGCGATCGGGTTCCACGCTAACAGCAGGATTGTTTATGGGATTGGAAAGAGGCGCCGCCGCACGGTTTTCTTTTTTATTGGGAATTCCGGCTATTACTCTGGCGGGATTAGTGGAATTGAAGAGTGTTTTGGGAGAAGGAATCGGCGACGCTGGAGTTGTAACTTTGGGAGTGGGAACGATTTCAGCCTTTATATTTTCTTATTTGTCGATCGCGTGGCTGATGAAATTCCTGCAAACTCAAAATACGTGGGTATTTGTGTGGTACCGGCTAGCCTTTGGCGTGGCGATTTTGACCGCAATCTTAGGTGGAGCATTGAAAAATAGTTAA
- a CDS encoding YnfA family protein, whose protein sequence is MIQSLLLFLVAGVCEIGGGYLFWLWLREGKSPWLAVIGVVILGVYGVVPTLQPATFGRAYAAYGGVFIVLSILWGWIVDRIAPDKYDLLGGWIALLGVLVIMYAPRR, encoded by the coding sequence ATGATTCAATCTTTGTTGCTGTTTCTAGTAGCTGGAGTGTGCGAAATTGGCGGCGGATATTTGTTCTGGCTGTGGTTGCGCGAAGGAAAAAGCCCTTGGTTAGCCGTAATTGGGGTAGTTATTTTGGGGGTTTACGGGGTGGTTCCCACGCTGCAACCTGCTACCTTTGGGCGGGCCTATGCGGCTTACGGCGGTGTGTTTATTGTGCTGTCGATTCTGTGGGGCTGGATTGTCGATCGCATTGCTCCTGATAAATACGATCTACTCGGAGGCTGGATTGCTTTGCTGGGCGTTTTAGTCATTATGTATGCACCTCGCCGTTAG